Proteins found in one Elusimicrobiota bacterium genomic segment:
- a CDS encoding acylneuraminate cytidylyltransferase family protein, with protein sequence MSSRSDAVVAVIPARGGSKGIPRKNLVRLGGRPLIAYTIEAAKRARLVDVVLVTTDSPEIARAARRLGAEIPFRRPRALAGDDVSVVEAARHAVRWLAEQGRKPEIVVLLQPTSPLRSAARIDEAVRLLRRRRADTVVGVREPETHPWQCVRFAKGRMRFAVPRPARRLNRQDYPLVHALNGALYAVRADVLLAGGLYGPRVEPLIMEAWESVDIDEPADLALAEHLLKSRRTRA encoded by the coding sequence ATGTCATCCCGTTCTGACGCGGTCGTCGCCGTCATCCCGGCCCGGGGCGGCTCGAAGGGCATCCCGCGCAAGAACCTCGTCCGCCTCGGCGGGCGCCCGCTGATCGCGTACACGATCGAGGCGGCCAAGCGCGCCCGGCTCGTCGACGTCGTGCTCGTCACGACCGACTCCCCGGAGATCGCGCGCGCCGCGCGGCGCCTCGGCGCGGAGATCCCGTTCCGCCGGCCGCGCGCGCTGGCCGGGGACGACGTGTCGGTCGTGGAGGCCGCGCGCCACGCGGTGCGCTGGCTGGCGGAGCAGGGGCGCAAGCCCGAGATCGTCGTCCTGCTCCAGCCGACCTCTCCGCTGCGGAGCGCCGCGCGCATCGACGAGGCCGTCCGCCTCCTGCGCCGCCGCCGCGCCGACACCGTGGTCGGCGTGCGCGAGCCGGAGACGCACCCCTGGCAGTGCGTGCGCTTCGCGAAGGGCCGCATGCGCTTCGCCGTGCCTCGCCCGGCGCGCCGCCTCAACCGCCAGGATTACCCGCTCGTCCACGCGCTCAACGGCGCCCTGTACGCGGTCCGGGCGGACGTGCTGCTCGCGGGCGGCCTGTACGGCCCCCGCGTCGAGCCGCTGATCATGGAGGCGTGGGAGTCCGTCGACATCGACGAGCCCGCCGACCTCGCCCTGGCCGAACATCTCTTGAAGTCCCGGAGGACCCGTGCCTGA